One window from the genome of Nicotiana sylvestris chromosome 9, ASM39365v2, whole genome shotgun sequence encodes:
- the LOC138878123 gene encoding uncharacterized protein: MHAKGFDLSAEIEEVKALEEESAALTTSEEGSAGAMSTMPKSAHWEEGSPTSASCPAGGTPPVFGELTSNYFITKRDFPIEKPLDIPRHREHASRFIRSIEERHLEAVRRDYGWGKKQSHGCQMRSPILRQLAASSTYDECNWRDLSKGKWEAKHHGIDEFSKVRPSPFKEEEKPLIFEIGKDKKRKSSSKDEDSHSKAGSARGREEDVVVNEDLIFIGRSVDINAHREDDSILMARTRRPPETVKPAGLETPSLEGEIPQARKGEGPSLPVWQLVLGRQKDFDKLKSEQLRCEAKLRKALNGEKSLRLLCDKKTRELIHLRSKLDRSHDYEGILEKRLQRKTETQERLQGEANQVNSECNKLKAQIDAHVASKRNALAKASALEIQLCNAQEGDSVQASRIAKLETNLLKMKAEVVDARTEAEKVRAKADKKVAFYVKDTAEARTKLRGASDRERRSNEYARRKSRRETLEEIHG, translated from the exons ATGCATGCCAAGGGTTTTGATCTTTCCGCCGAGATCGAAGAAGTGAAGGCCTTGGAAGAGGAGTCAGCGGCTCTGACTACTTCGGAAGAGGGCTCTGCGG GAGCTATGTCTACCATGCCCAAATCTGCTCACTGGGAAGAGGGAAGTCCCACCTCTGCTTCCTGCCCGGCCGGTGGTACCCCACCGGTGTTTGGTGAGCTAACTTCAAACTATTTCATTACGAAAAGAGATTTTCCGATAGAGAAACCTCTCGACATTCCGCGCCATCGAGAACATGCATCAAGGTTCATTCGATCAATAGAAGAGAGACACCTTGAGGCTGTGAGGAGAGACTATGGATGGGGCAAAAAG CAATCTCATGGATGCCAAATGAGGTCCCCGATCTTGCGGCAACTGGCTGCCTCTTCGACTTATGACGAGTGCAATTGGCGAGATTTGTCGAAAGGAAAATGGGAGGCTAAGCACCATG GCATCGATGAGTTCTCTAAGGTGAGACCGTCCCCTTTCAAGGAGGAAGAAAAACCTTTGATTTTTGAGATAGGGAAggataaaaaaaggaaaagctCCTCGAAGGACGAGGATTCCCATAGTAAAGCAGGATCCGCCCGGGGGCGCGAGGAGGACGTTGTCGTTAATGAAGACCTCATTTTTATCGGTCGCTCTGTGGACATTAATGCACACAGAGAGGATGACTCTATATTGATGGCTCGAACCAGGAGGCCTCCCGAGACTGTTAAGCCTGCTGGACTCGAGACCCCTAGTCTCGAGGGAGAGATTCCACAAGCGAGGAAAGGTGAAGGTCCTTCATTACCTGTTTGGCAGCTAGTTCTCGGACGTCAGAAA GACTTCGATAAGCTCAAGTCTGAGCAGCTTCGTTGTGAGGCTAAGTTGCGTAAAGCCTTGAATGGGGAGAAATCTCTCAGACTTCTTTGTGATAAGAAGACAAGAGAGCTGATACATCTTCGATCGAAGTTGGACCGAAGTCATGATTACGAAGGCATTCTCGAGAAACGG TTGCAGAGGAAGACAGAGACGCAGGAGCGCCTTCAGGGCGAAGCCAACCAGGTCAATTCTGAATGCAACAAATTGAAGGCACAGATAGATGCTCATGTTGCGTCCAAAAGGAACGCTTTGGCTAAGGCCTCCGCCCTCGAGATACAGCTTTGTAATGCTCAAGAAGGCGACTCGGTCCAGGCGAGCAGGATTGCTAAGCTTGAAACAAatcttttgaagatgaaggccgaAGTCGTGGACGCCCGAACCGAAGCTGAAAAGGTCCGAGCAAAAGCCGATAAGAAGGTGGCCTTCTATGTGAAAGACACTGCTGAAGCTCGTACGAAGTTGAGGGGAGCTTCCGATCGAGAGAGGAGAAGCAATGAATATGCCCGACGCAAATCCCGGAGGGAGactctcgaggagattcatggGTAA